The Tautonia plasticadhaerens nucleotide sequence CATAAGGGCGCTGGCTTCACAGTTTGCGAGAGCCGGGACGGATGGTCTGGAAAACCCGCACGTCTTCCAGACGCCGGAAGTCATGCAGGCCGGAGGGCTGAACGCGCTAAAATCGGCCGGGCAACCAGCCGAGATGCTACGCGAAACAAAAACGAGGATGTTCACTGTATGAATTCTCGCAATGATAGAACAGACCTCGTGGACACGTGGAATGGAAAGGTCGAAGAATGGCCGAAGGTGCGATTCGGAGACGTTTGCGAGATAGTGGCTCGCCAAGTCGATCCGAAACTTGACCAATATGCGAAATTGCCACATATAAGCGGAGTCAACATCGAGAGTGGCACCGGCCGGCTGTTGTTTCTCAACACCGCCGCGGAAGACAAGGTCACCAGCAATAAATATTTATTCTATTCAGGAGATGTTCTTTATTCGAAGTTAAGACCATATCTTCGCAAGGCCCTTGCGGTCGATTTCCAGGGAGTTTGCAGTGCTGACATGTACCCACTTAGGGTCGATCGAGATTATCTGGATCCGGAGTTCACCGCATGGTTGCTGATCTCGGATTCATTTACGAAGTATGCGGATGGGGAGTCCCGTAGGGCTCGGATGCCAAAGTTAAACAGAGAGCAGCTTTTCAACTGGACCGCACAAATACCCCCTCTGTCAAAACAAAAAACAATCAACTCATACATTAAGTGGCAATTCGATAAATATATAAGATCACGAATGGCCGCCAAGGCACAGTTGGAAGCTGCAGAGACACTTCCCGCTGCCTACCTCCGCTCAATCTTCCAAGGTCCCGAGGCCGAAAGCTGGCTCATACTTCCGTTGGGAGAAGCCGGTGAGATCAGTTCCGGCATCACATTAGGCCGCCGAGTCTCCGATCGCGAGACTCGGCCAGTCCCTTATCTCCGAGTCGCCAACGTGAAGGATGGCCATCT carries:
- a CDS encoding restriction endonuclease subunit S, which translates into the protein MDTWNGKVEEWPKVRFGDVCEIVARQVDPKLDQYAKLPHISGVNIESGTGRLLFLNTAAEDKVTSNKYLFYSGDVLYSKLRPYLRKALAVDFQGVCSADMYPLRVDRDYLDPEFTAWLLISDSFTKYADGESRRARMPKLNREQLFNWTAQIPPLSKQKTINSYIKWQFDKYIRSRMAAKAQLEAAETLPAAYLRSIFQGPEAESWLILPLGEAGEISSGITLGRRVSDRETRPVPYLRVANVKDGHLDLSDVNEIDATEAEIEKLRLKSGDLLLTEGGDADKLGRGTFWEGQIPDCIHQNHIFRIRFDPSRFCHRFVAAQIASPYGKAYFLAHAKQTTGIATINQKVLSAFPLMVPPVREQKRIALMLDARRTEAERVHSALADRLKAIERLPASILSRAFIGAR